A window of Streptomyces broussonetiae genomic DNA:
CTCCAGCTCGGCCGCCTCGCCGCCGCTGCCCACCAGCACCCCGCCGGCCGACTCCGTCACGCTCACCACGGAGCCGGGCTGCACACCAGCACGGCGCAGCGTGTACATCAGCTGGGCGTCCGTCTGGATCGGCTCGCCGATCCGGCGGACGACGACCGTCTTGCCGTCCGTGCCCGGGTCCAGGTCGGCCAGCGAGACCATGCCCTCGTCCAGGAACGGGTCGGCGCCGTCCTTCTCGCCCAGCTCCTCCAGGCCCGGGATCGGGTTGCCGTACGGCGACTCGGTCGGGTGCCGCAGCAGCTCCAGCACGCGGCGCTCCACGGCCTCGCTCATCACGTGCTCCCAGCGGCACGCCTCCGCGTGGACCTGCTCCCACTCCAGGCCGATCACGTCGACGAGGAGACACTCGGCCAGCCGGTGCTTGCGCATCACGCGCGTGGCGAGCCTTCTGCCCTCGTCGGTCAGCTCCAGGTGCCGGTCGCTGGCCACGGACACCAGGCCGTCGCGCTCCATGCGCGCCACCGTCTGGCTCACCGTCGGCCCGCTCTGGTCGAGCCGCTCTGCGATGCGGGCTCGCATGGGCACGACGCCTTCCTCTTCGAGCTCGAGGATGGTGCGGAGATACATCTCCGTGGTGTCGATCAGTCCGGACATACGTGCCCCTCGATTACCTCTGCCGGAAGCCCGGCGCGTGCGCTGGCCCTGCCACCAATTCTGCCGGATCCCACTGACAAGCGGGGGCCTCGGCGAAAACGAGGAACGAGCGGGCGGGGCCGTGGTGCCCGCGGCGGCCCCCGGCCGGGGTGCACCGCGGCCTGCCACGCGGTCCCCGCATCCCTTCGGGCGCTCTTTTCCTGCCGTATTGACACCGCACTGGTCCAGACCGCACGGTGATCCGCGACACAGACGCTGCGAAGGGGCACCGCATGAGCGACGGCACGCCTGCCGACCTGTTCTTCGACGCCGCCATCAACCTGCTGCAACGGGTCCGCGAGGAGGAGGCCGAGGCGATCGCCGCGGCCGGCACCCTGCTCGCCGACACCGTCGCGGCCGGCGGCCGCCTGTTCGCCTTCGGCGCCGGGCACTCGTCGCTGGCCGCCCAGGACGTCGTCTACCGCGCCGGCGGCCTCGCCCTGATGAACCTGCTCGTGGTGCCAGGCGTCGTCGGTGTCGACGTCACCCCGGCCACCCTCGGCTCCGCCCTGGAACGCGTCGACGGCCTCGCGAGCGCCGTTCTCGACACCTCACCGGTCCGCGCCGGGGACGCCCTCGTGATCATCTCGCTGTCCGGCCGCAACGCCCTGCCCGTGGAGATGGCCCTCAACGCCCGCGCGCTGGGCGTGAAGGTCATCGGCGTCACCTCGGTGGCCTACGCCTCCCAGACCAGGTCCCGGCACGTCTCGGGCACGTTCCTGAAGGACCACTGCGACCTCGTCCTCGACTCGAAGATCGC
This region includes:
- a CDS encoding SIS domain-containing protein; its protein translation is MSDGTPADLFFDAAINLLQRVREEEAEAIAAAGTLLADTVAAGGRLFAFGAGHSSLAAQDVVYRAGGLALMNLLVVPGVVGVDVTPATLGSALERVDGLASAVLDTSPVRAGDALVIISLSGRNALPVEMALNARALGVKVIGVTSVAYASQTRSRHVSGTFLKDHCDLVLDSKIAVGDAELTLDTIPAPFAPASTVVTTALMQAVMATAAAALAERGIEPPLLRSGNVDGGHEWNGRVMREYGDRIFYRR
- a CDS encoding metal-dependent transcriptional regulator; translation: MSGLIDTTEMYLRTILELEEEGVVPMRARIAERLDQSGPTVSQTVARMERDGLVSVASDRHLELTDEGRRLATRVMRKHRLAECLLVDVIGLEWEQVHAEACRWEHVMSEAVERRVLELLRHPTESPYGNPIPGLEELGEKDGADPFLDEGMVSLADLDPGTDGKTVVVRRIGEPIQTDAQLMYTLRRAGVQPGSVVSVTESAGGVLVGSGGEAAELEADIASHVFVAKR